One part of the Lotus japonicus ecotype B-129 chromosome 2, LjGifu_v1.2 genome encodes these proteins:
- the LOC130736212 gene encoding uncharacterized protein LOC130736212: MGRFNQLSVHLEDKMPEICIAAFELGLKPGGLNSNLSRKPVETMAHLRERVQGYIREEQSDRVKNNRPNAAVTGQKQQFEAKKGAVTDQHSKGWIERGDTGYNNRNCYDSRFDNRSHFKNRAQPYGVRGPGHSMMWTQNQNDRVAPLAVNLTDALHTCLEANVIRFPRQPKPSTGYVDKTKWCEYHKISGHNTDDCFTLKKEIDKLVKAGCMKQLEGQNNSDEAGTSTKRTEDGKEVESDGQNRQSEGKAKGRIQSIFGGFRGGGITNSARKRYVHSINVVYSNDWGSWATNQPDITFTVRDFEGVQPHEDDLIVVMLMIAEYEIERVLLDQGSSADLIYGDAFEKLGLTESDLQPYDGSLVGFSGEKVFVRGYVELSTIFGEGKNVETFAIKFLVVKCTSLYNVLIGRPSLNRLGAIISTRHLTVKYPLSKGGVGVLKADQIVARKCYSESFKQYGHMGKKAVKEGHRVYEIEMNQGEASLDPRDGFIDAKLLLKRRVPPQ, translated from the coding sequence ATGGGGCGATTCAACcaattatctgttcatttggaggataagatGCCGGAAATctgcattgcagcttttgaattgggtttGAAGCCTGGAGGCTTAAACAGCAATTTAAGTAGGAAACCTGTGGAGACAATGGCGCATTTACGTGAAAGAGTTCAAGGgtacatcagggaggagcagagCGACCGGGTAAAAAACAACCGCCCAAATGCAGCGGTTACGGGGCAAAAACAGCAGTTTGAGGCGAAGAAGGGAGCAGTTACGGATCAACATTCGAAGGGATGGATTGAACGTGGAGATACAGGATATAATAATCGAAACTGTTATGACAGTcgatttgataaccgttctCATTTCAAGaatcgtgctcaaccgtatggagtgcgtgggccaggGCATTCGATGATGTGGACTCAGAATCAAAATGATCGTGTTGcacctttggcggttaatttaACCGATgctttgcacacgtgtttggaggcgaacGTTATCCGTTTTCCTCGGCAACCAAAGCCGTCAACAGGTTATGTGGATAAGacgaagtggtgtgaatatcatAAGATTTCGGGACACAATACTGATGattgttttactttgaagaaagagatagaTAAATTGGTGAAGGCTGGATGTATGAAACAACTTGAAGGGCAAAACAATTCAGATGAGGCAGGAACTTCAACAAAGCGAACAGAAGATGGAAAGGAAGTTGAGAGTGATGGTCAAAACAGACAATCAGAAGGGAAAGCGAAGGGACGAATTCAATCTATCTTTGGTGGATTCCGAGGTGGTGGAATAACTAATTCAGCTCGAAAGAGGTATGTTCATTCAATCAATGTTGTTTATTCTaatgattggggaagttgggcaaccaacCAGCCAGATATTACTTTTACcgtgcgagattttgagggagttcaGCCTCATGAGGACGATCTAATTGTGGTGATGCTGATGATCGCTGaatatgaaattgagagggtactgttggatcaagggagttcagCGGATTTAATTTATGGAGATGCTTTTGAAAAATTGGGGCTGACAGAATCTGATTTGCAACCTTATGATGgatctttggtgggtttttctggCGAAAAGGTGTTTGTCAGAGGTTATGTGGAGTTGAGCACTATTTTTGGAGAAGGAAAAAATGTGGagacatttgctattaagtttctAGTGGTAAAATGTACTTCACTATACAATGTGCTTATTGGGAGGCCTTCATTGAATAgattgggggcgatcatttctacCAGACATTTGACAGTCAAGTATCCGTTGAGCAAGGGAGGAGTTGGAGTCTTAAAGGCTGACCAAATCGTAGCCAGAAAATGTTACTCTGAAAGCTTCAAACAATATGGTCATATGGGAAAGAAAGCTGTGAAAGAGGGACATCGGGTTTATGAGATTGAAATGAATCAAGGCGAAGCAAGTTTGGATCCTCGTGATGGATTTATAGATGCAAAGCTATTATTGAAACGCAGAGTCCCACCTCAGTGA